The DNA region tatatatatatatatatatatatatatatatatatatatatatatatatatatatatatatatatatatatatatatataacccgTGGATTGCGACGATGCTGAGTTTATTTCTTGGCAAAGGATCTATGAATTcaagatttgaaatattttacaaattattagCGAAACGAAATACCACTAACGAAAAGcgttcagagagagagagagagagagagagagagagagagagagagagagagagagagagagagagagagattatattttaaaatcttaatcttATTAAATGCATGAATTCTaagatttgaaaacatttcagaatacAAGGCAAGCTGATTACATATCAATATCGCATAACATCAAATTGGCAAAAGTTTGATCTCAACATGAAAATGTAAGCGTTCATTTAATACCATCACGATTTTCCCACTTCAAACTGTCAAAAGTAACAAATCGAGTTTTTCTCCGTCATTTATGTTCCCTAGtctcttgtttttttaacaaggCATCTTATATCGTAACATTTTCTCACTCGCCTTACTTTTACATTTTGACACCATAGACAGAAATACGAAACACGATGACACCTTTAGTACTGATGAGAGATTTGCAAACCTCACTACATATAGCTGACGAAAATGAATAAGGGAAAATAGTAGTGGTAACAAAATCCGGAATACCCCAGTGTATTTTCTAAAGTTGATTACGTAATATCGTACcgtttttcaaaaaagtatcCCAAAATTGTTTGAGGATATCAAAAGGTCATTAGTAAATAAAACCGCCTTCAGGTTTGATGGAGTAACGCTCAGTGAAAATTGAAAACCGCTATAAAGTtaggcaataattttttaaagcaagGAAACGACCAGCCCGAACCCCCAGACTTCTGGTAAATCAAGATATGAAGCACATCCGAGTTCAGTCACGCTGAAAGGCTGTTAAACAAAAAACGGGGAACACAATTATTCCAGTGGGATTTAAATTGCCTTTAGATTGGAAGTTTCCTTCCCAAAAGATTTcaatcaaacattttatttctggAAATAATAGTAAAAACTTGCAAATAGCATCCGTCCgcaatttctttttctgttttatttcattgtaaacCAACATTTAAGTAGTTCATCGGGATGAATACACTTTCAAATTCATCGaacaatatataatatatcaatGACTTTTGTACTGTAACAAATAAATAGATACAAATATGGGATTTTTATGAAGCTTTGTCTGCCACTGGCATGGTGACCATTTGTTTGGTCTCGAAGTTCTTGGAGCCCCTGGTGCTGCATGAATCGGACTCGACAAAGGTCTGGTTGGTCCCCGCCAATGAGTACTGGGGGTAGGGTGACTTAGGGCGTCTCTTGTTGCAGCACATAGTGCCACTGAAAGCCAGGTAGATCCAGGGGTTGGTACAGCTGTTCAGACTGGCCAGAAGCAAGATGATGGTAAATGATGCACCTGTAATCAAACAGAAACGTGTGTAAAGTTGGTGATTAGATGAAATTAGGACAGTGAACGTCCCCAGAATCGTTCCAACAACGTCAAATAAATCTATGTGACGTGTAAAACATGTCTAGCTTACAAAGTAACTTGCGGGTGATAATTAGGTTCAAAAGAAAGTTTAACCGTTtccaccttttttttttgctatgaCAGCTTCTTAATTAAACGTGATGAAATATTAATAAGTTAAGCCCACATACTTCTATTTGTACCAGTTAAGCTAACGAATAAAGCTTGCTTTTAAATGTGACATTAAGGCTTCAAAATAGTATATGGTTTTTTAACTAGCTTGGCTGATActtctttaaaaaagtaattggttttctttaatttttaatctcAAATACTGATGTGGTCCAATAAATTAACCGTGTCATACGTTGTCATTTGTATGATAACATGTAGTGTAGGGCATGATTTGTTTACACAAGGGAAATTAACCTTCAGTTGTATAGTATCACCCACTGACTGCTTCCATCTTATCTTGGGAAATGTTATTAGAATTTCCCCAATTACCGACAgattaatttttgtgaaatgACTTCGAAGTTTTGAAGAGTAAACGAAGGAaagataaatcaaaattaaaacatcgTAATAATCAAGGGAACGACAataaaagactttttttttgcaagttcACTTTGCAATGTTCCTCCGTAATATATTACTTACTGGTAAATGGTGCTGTGTAGTCATAGGCTGACCACATTTGAGCGACAAAGAAAGGTCCCCAGCAAACTAAAAAGCAGAGCACCACAGTCAAAGTCAAGTAGATGGTCTTTTTCTTGGATTTTGAAGCACAGCGGGTATGAGCGCGGGGGTTTGTCAACAAATCCCCCTTTTTGTGACAGACGGTGGACTTTGTGTTAAAAGAGACTCGCACCTGTTCCTTTGATGAAACACTAATAAAAACCACATAGCAGATTCTCGAATAAGCAAATGTGAGGACCAGGAAAGGTATGAAGTACACCGACAAAAAGATCCACGTGACGTAGGTCTTCAGTTCTACATCATTCATGCTTTCCAAGCAGTTATATTCTCCATTTCTCTCCATATAAGAAAACAATATCAACTGGGGGGTGGAGAACAATAGGGACAAGACCCAGGCCACGAGGACCATGACGTTGGCCCGGCGCTTCGTCCAGGTGTGGCTGGTCAGTGGGTGACATATGCTGATATACCTGTCCAGTGCTGTCACCACCAATACATAGGTCGAGGCATACATGGCCACAAtctgaaaatatttcattattttacaaagaaaattatttcCCTCAAAACTACGTGTGATATCCCATACCAGCTGAGGGAGTATGTTGAAGAATGCAACAAAAAGGTCAGCTATGCAGAGATGAACAATGAACCATTGCATTCGACTCAGTCGTTTTAATTTCCAACGGAACACAACAAGAACGGCCGCATTTCCAAAAATGGCCAGGTAGAGTATGACGGCCTGCACTATGATTTCGATTTTTGCCAGTTCCTCGGAGTATATTGAATGATATGTTTCATTATTGGCACTGGTaaaatttgttgaattttgaTGGAACGAATCCATTCTTGACTTGTCGATCACGATAAACAAGGTTTTGTAATGTCCTGTGATATTGTGTcgctatttttttctttaataccTACAAAAGAGAACAAAGTTAACTCGAATGACAATGAATGTTCAATCAATACAAAAACTAATAGGAAAACAAACTAGATGATTAGTATCTACCAATCACAAAACCCTGTGgaattaaaatgcaaatatcaAAGACCCCAGGAATTCAATGCAGAGAGCTTTCGGAGAGGTTATCTTATTGTTTTTGGGTTCTAATGCACGCATTGTTACAATGTTTGTTGAAGCAGATCCTCGTCAATTCCGTTCAGATACCCTCCGGACAGCAATTTCAGGATCATAACCACTTTTAatgcaaaattgattttaaatattctcTTTTGTTCTTATTCTTGGAAATCACGACTTAACTatagtaatttcaaattccgATCGCGGAAAGTTTATTTGTTGAAGATGCCTGCTACATTATCGGAAAGTGGATCGCTTTTTATGACATCCTTTCAAGCAAAAAATCCTAAgcaaaaaatatccaaaaaaatattaaaatcgaatAACTAGAATTACATCCACgtgtatataaaaaagttcTGGAACATCCGATGACGATTTATTTCGAGTGGATCATGCCACATCCCGTCTTTTAGGACAGAACTAATTACTTTGCCAAATGACAAGGCATGCGCAATCAATGCTTGGTATTTCCTGTAAGATATACTTTTTTGAACTTCTACCGGGTTGAGTAAGTACTTAATGGTGGTTTGGTATTAAAGCATTATCATCTtccattgattacatttttaatgttttttgatTTGTCTTTCatgcataaaaattttaatatccaCACCTTGCACATATCGTTGAGTTACTGAACCATTGGAAGAGCAAAAGTGACGGATATTCCGGAGGGAAACGTTTTAATCGTTTGAAAACTTTACTAGATTCTCTTTCCGAGAACAAATATTCCGCAATATCTAATAATTACCATAACacaagaaaattatttttacaacttAATATGCTGCAAAGCTTTCTAAATCTAGCAATTTCCCTGATTTTCATTAACtcttataaaatacaaaatgaagcCGATGTTTAATTTATAACAT from Crassostrea angulata isolate pt1a10 chromosome 7, ASM2561291v2, whole genome shotgun sequence includes:
- the LOC128155491 gene encoding cephalotocin receptor 1-like translates to MDSFHQNSTNFTSANNETYHSIYSEELAKIEIIVQAVILYLAIFGNAAVLVVFRWKLKRLSRMQWFIVHLCIADLFVAFFNILPQLVWDITRSFEGNNFLCKIMKYFQIVAMYASTYVLVVTALDRYISICHPLTSHTWTKRRANVMVLVAWVLSLLFSTPQLILFSYMERNGEYNCLESMNDVELKTYVTWIFLSVYFIPFLVLTFAYSRICYVVFISVSSKEQVRVSFNTKSTVCHKKGDLLTNPRAHTRCASKSKKKTIYLTLTVVLCFLVCWGPFFVAQMWSAYDYTAPFTSASFTIILLLASLNSCTNPWIYLAFSGTMCCNKRRPKSPYPQYSLAGTNQTFVESDSCSTRGSKNFETKQMVTMPVADKAS